Proteins encoded within one genomic window of Oryza brachyantha chromosome 7, ObraRS2, whole genome shotgun sequence:
- the LOC102706490 gene encoding uncharacterized protein LOC102706490: MMVRFFQLQAASASPLLSLKLAFAVSFSVACASSSPPPSPRAVAADLLSVLAGPGAAARVPAAESARLRSRLRFLSPVVPGAAEGASSWRNARKVLVEGCDAAEAGRMVMWPPAPVMELARLAVDSGGDPASIHRALDPTMLPVPDIQEAKKNKCQLTRTPYGRRFANKDINSYLAFLFELIVAQGPSVGLNVSLSRYDLFHGHLFLASRTGRLGILFHAKEYPAFDKELFPYNLGYCQAESNVAYDDSINLRNILWLAPLPSNETKAWLAPGVLVVLDAHPDGIIYQDMIRDYVQVVRTVYEDDFGEVAVDVNYLNVANAAPSNRVFIC, from the exons ATGATGGTTCGCTTCTTCCAGCTCCAggctgcttctgcttctcccctcctctcgcTGAAGCTGGCCTTCGCCGTCTCCTTCTCCGTCGCCTGCGCCTCCTCGTccccgcctccctcgccgcgggcggtcgccgccgacctcctctCCGTGCTCGCCGGCCcgggcgccgcggcgcgcgtgCCGGCAGCGGAGTCGGCGCGCCTGCGGTCCAGACTCCGGTTCCTCTCCCCGGTCGTCCCCGGCGCTGCCGAGGGGGCTTCTTCTTGGAGGAACGCGAGGAAGGTTCTTGTGGAGGGCTGCGATGCGGCTGAGGCGGGTAGGATGGTGatgtggccgccggcgccggtcaTGGAGCTGgcgcgcctcgccgtcgactcCGGCGGCGACCCCGCTTCCATCCACCGCGCGCTCGACCCCACCATGCTGCCG GTGCCTGACATTCAGGAGGCGAAGAAGAACAAATGCCAGCTCACAAGAACACCATATGGGAGGCGCTTTGCTAACAAG GACATCAATTCATACTTGGCGTTTTTGTTTGAATTGATTGTGGCACAAGGACCATCAGTGGGATTAAATGTATCACTTAGTCGATATGATCTCTTCCACGGGCACCTCTTCCTTGCTTCTAGGACAGGAAGGCTTGGAATTCT ATTCCATGCTAAAGAATATCCAGCATTCGATAAGGAATTGTTCCCTTACAACTTGGGATATTGTCAGGCAG AATCTAATGTAGCCTACGATGATTCTATAAATTTACGCAACATCCTTTGGTTAGCACCATTGCCATCTAATGAAACAAAAGCTTGGTTAGCACCAG GTGTTTTAGTTGTCCTGGATGCACATCCTGATGGGATTATCTATCAAGACATGATACGTGATTATGTTCAAGTTGTTCGGACAGTATATGAAG ATGATTTTGGAGAGGTCGCCGTTGATGTCAACTATCTGAATGTTGCCAACGCCGCCCCTTCTAACAGAGTTTTCATTTGTTGA
- the LOC102706768 gene encoding ribosome biogenesis protein NSA2 homolog — translation MPQGDYIELHQKRHGRRLDYEERKRKREAREVHKRSRNARELLGAKGKRFAKKRYAEKAQMKKTLKMHDESTSRQKVDNVQEGALPPYLLDRDQTQRAKVLSNTIKQKRAEKAGKWEVPLPKVRPVAEEEMFKVLRTGKRKTKQWKRMVTKATFVGPGFTRKPPKYERFIRPTGLRFTKAHVTHPELKCTFNLDIISVKKNPNGQMYTSLGVLTRGTIIEVNVSELGLVTPAGKVVWGKYAQVTNNPEMDGCINAVLLV, via the exons ATG CCGCAGGGAGATTACATTGAGCTTCACCAGAAGCGCCATGGACGGCGCCTGGACTACGAGGAGCGCAAGCGCAAGCGGGAGGCGCGCGAGGTGCACAAGCGATCCAGGAATGCCCGGGAG TTGCTTGGTGCCAAGGGTAAGAGGTTTGCTAAGAAGCGGTATGCCGAGAAGGCTCAGATGAAGAAGAC CCTGAAAATGCATGATGAGTCAACTTCTCGGCAAAAGGTTGATAATGTTCAAGAGGGTGCTCTTCCTCCATACCTGCTGGACCGTGATCAGACACAACGTGCCAAG GTTCTCAGCAACACAATTAAGCAAAAGAGGGCGGAAAAGGCTGGCAAATGGGAAGTTCCTTTGCCAAAG GTCAGACCTGTGGCTGAAGAAGAAATGTTCAAAGTTCTACGAACTGGCAAGAGAAAAA CCAAACAGTGGAAGAGAATGGTAACTAAGGCTACCTTTGTTGGACCTGGGTTTACAAGGAAACCACCAAAATATGAACGGTTCATTAGGCCAACTGGCCTTCGTTTCACAAAAGCCCATGTGACTCACCCTGAGCTGAAATGTACTTTCAACCTTGACATAATTTCCGTGAAGAAAAACCCAAATGGCCAAATGTACACTTCTCTTGGTGTTTTGACAAGGGGAACGATCATTGAG GTTAACGTTAGTGAACTGGGTCTGGTAACCCCTGCTGGAAAAGTTGTTTGGG GTAAATATGCGCAAGTTACAAACAACCCAGAGATGGATGGCTGTATCAATGCTGTCTTGCTCGTGTAA
- the LOC102707045 gene encoding probable E3 ubiquitin-protein ligase BAH1-like 1, with translation MKFAKKYEKYMKGMNEELPGVGLKRLKKMLKKCRSDLQSHENDGSSAGRCPGHCSVCDGSFFPSLLNEMSAVVGCFNEKAKKLLELHLASGFKKYTMWFASKGHKSHGTLIQQGKDLVTYAIINAVAMRKILKKYDKIHYSKQGQEFKAQAQSLHIEILQSPWLSELMAFYMNLRRSKKNKVAMELFGDCSLIFDDDKPTISCSLFDSMRVDISLTCSICLDTVFDPVALSCGHIYCYLCSCSAASVTIVDGLKSAERKSKCPLCRQAGVFPNAVHLDELNMLLSYSCPDYWQKRIQMERVERVRLAKEHWESQCRAFLGM, from the exons ATGAAGTTTGCGAAGAAGTACGAGAAGTACATGAAGGGGATGAACGAGGAGCTCCCAGGCGTGGGGCTGAAGCGGCTCAAGAAAATGCTCAAGAAATGCCGCTCCGACCTCCAGTCGCACGAGAACGACGgctcctccgccggccgctgccCCGGCCATTGCTCTG TATGTGATGGGAGTTTCTTTCCATCTCTTCTCAATGAGATGTCAGCCGTTGTTGGCTGCTTCAATGAAAAGGCCAAGAAACTTCTCGAGTTGCACTTGGCATCAGGTTTCAAGAAATATACAATGTGGTTCGCCAGCAAGGGTCACAAGAGCCATGGGACACTGATACAGCAAGGGAAAGACTTGGTTACCTATGCAATTATAAATGCTGTGGCCATGaggaaaattttaaagaaGTATGACAAG ATACATTATTCAAAGCAAGGGCAGGAATTCAAAGCTCAAGCCCAGAGTCTGCATATTGAAATTCTTCAATCCCCATGGCTCTCTGAGCTGATGGCTTTTTACATGAACTTGAGAAGAAGCAAGAAGAACAAGGTGGCTATGGAGCTCTTCGGGGATTGCTCCCTCATATTCGATGATGACAAGCCAACAATTTCATGCAGCCTTTTTGACTCCATGCGTGTTGATATTAGCTTGACATGTTCAATTTGCTTG GATACAGTGTTTGACCCAGTCGCTCTTTCCTGTGGTCACATATACTGCTACTTGTGCAGTTGTTCTGCTGCATCCGTTACAATTGTTGATGGGCTGAAGTCTGCCGAGCGCAAATCTAAGTGCCCCCTGTGCCGACAG GCCGGCGTCTTTCCTAATGCTGTACACTTGGATGAACTGAACATGCTACTAAGCTATAG TTGTCCAGATTACTGGCAGAAGAGAATACAGATGGAGCGGGTCGAGCGTGTTCGTCTGGCTAAGGAACACTGGGAGTCACAGTGCAGAGCATTCTTGGGCATGTGA
- the LOC102707323 gene encoding universal stress protein PHOS34-like: MYYTHEEDLLLIDPFVMAAEGEGEQGKTVVVVGVDDSEHSSYALEWTVQHLASGMAGGAELVIVHAKPSPSSVVGFGAGPGSGEVVRFVEADLRKTAEDVVERARRLCIANAMHALIEVIEGEPRYVLCNAVEKHNAGLLVVGSHGYGAIKRAFLGSVSDYCAHHAHCSVMIVKQPKAKRPRAEAA; the protein is encoded by the exons ATGTACTACACTCATGAAGAAGACTTGCTGCTG ATTGATCCGTTTgtgatggcggcggagggggagggggagcagGGGaagacggtggtggtggtcgggGTGGACGACAGCGAGCATAGCAGCTACGCGCTGGAGTGGACGGTGCAGCACCTGGCGTCCggcatggccggcggcgccgagctcgTCATCGTCCACGccaagccgtcgccgtcctccgtcgTCGGCTTCGGCGCCGGGCCCG GGTCCGGCGAGGTGGTGAGATTCGTGGAGGCCGACCTGCGCAAGACGGCGGAGGATGTCGTCGAGAGGGCGCGCCGCCTCTGCATCGCCAACGCG ATGCACGCGTTGATCGAGGTGATCGAAGGGGAGCCCAGGTACGTGCTGTGCAACGCGGTGGAGAAGCACAACGCGGGGTTGCTCGTCGTCGGCAGCCATGGCTACGGCGCGATCAAAAG GGCCTTCCTGGGGAGCGTGAGCGACTACTGCGCCCACCATGCGCACTGCTCCGTGATGATAGTCAAGCAACCCAAGGCCAAGCGCCCTCGCGCTGAGGCTGCGTAG
- the LOC102707599 gene encoding serine/arginine-rich-splicing factor SR34, producing MSRRWSRTIYVGNLPGDIREREVEDLFYKYGRIVDIDLKIPPRPPGFAFVEFEDPRDAEDAIHGRDGYNFDGNRLRVELAHGGRGNSSSFNGSGGGGRRGGVSRHTEYRVLVTGLPSSASWQDLKDHMRNAGDVCYSEVYREGSGTIGIVDYTNYDDMKYAIRKLDDSEFKNAFSKAYIRVKEYDGKRSRSYSRSRSRSRSRGRSDSKSRSPSKSPKGKSSRRSASRSRSRSASSHSRSESKGRSPSRSPARSKSPNTSPANGEAASPKKRSPSRSPSRSRSPEAKSE from the exons ATGAGTAGGCGCTGGAGCCGGACCATTTATGTGGGGAACCTCCCGGGCGACAtcagggagagggaggtggaggATCTATTCTACAAG tATGGACGAATTGTTGATATTGACTTGAAGATTCCCCCAAGGCCACCTGGTTTTGCTTTCGTTGAG TTTGAAGATCCCCGTGATGCTGAAGATGCAATCCATGGACGGGATGGCTACAACTTTGATGGTAACCGATTGAGG GTGGAACTTGCACACGGTGGGAGAGGTAACTCTTCCTCCTTTAACGGTtctggtggaggaggacgTCGTGGTGGTGTATCTAGGCATACAGAGTATCGTG TTCTGGTTACTGGACTACCTTCTTCAGCATCATGGCAGGATCTAAAG GATCATATGCGAAATGCTGGTGACGTTTGTTACTCTGAAGTGTACCGTGAAGGCAGTG GTACTATAGGAATTGTAGACTACACAAACTATGATGACATGAAGTATGCT ATCAGGAAACTTGATGACTCTGAATTTAAGAATGCTTTCTCAAAGGCCTATATAAGG GTGAAGGAGTATGATGGAAAACGCAGCCGCTCATACTCGCgaagccggagccggagccggagccgagGTCGCAGCGACAGCAAAAGCAGGAGTCCAAG TAAGTCTCCCAAGGGTAAGTCATCACGCCGTTCGGCATCTAGATCTCGATCTCGATCAGCTTCTTCCCATTCAAGATCAGAGTCAAAGGGGCGCTCTCCATCAAG ATCACCAGCAAGATCAAAGTCACCAAATACCTCT CCTGCCAATGGTGAAGCAGCAAGCCCCAAGAAACGTAGCCCAAGCAGGAGCCCGTCCCGTTCCCGATCTCCTGAG GCCAAATCCGAATAA